From Erigeron canadensis isolate Cc75 chromosome 5, C_canadensis_v1, whole genome shotgun sequence:
tttttaagaaaatcatGCTTCATTAAATGCACACTAACTAATACCTTAGGGGTATTCGTTAGCAAATCTCATTTATCAATTAGGACTTAGAAGGGTTGACCGTGTAAACTAGAGAAGGGTTCCATCTTGAACCCAAAATATTGAATTTAGATGTTGACAAAATTTCTGGAAAATGCTTAGTTATTTTATTGAATGCTAGGAAGACGGACTATATTACTTTTTCTCTTTGCATACAAAGACTATTCGTAACCGTTAATTATTTGCCACCTACATTTTGTCTGTCACGTCTGTCTCATCTTTTGATTGACATCAATGCTCTCTTCCTCCTTAACCCTTTCACTTTCAAATTTAATATCTCATTATACCTCAGAATACCCACAATATACCTACACATAATAAAACAAAGGCTATTTACTTGTTTGGTCAAATTGGAAGGACATGGTCTTGCTTTAGactctttttaaataaatgaccAATTTGGTCAAAAGTTACGTGATGCATAGTGTAAAATAACACACAGGTTTTGGTATTCTGGTATGGAGTAGACACGTGCCCTAGACATTCTCACTCCTCTCTTCTTCTTCCCATACACTTTTCTTTTCCCTCCATTTTCGTTGTTCTTCTCTTTTctaataccaaaaaaaattcaaagaaaCGCATATTCATCTGGTGGGGTTGTtctttcaatctcaatgcctatATAATATCGATTCACTAAATGTATAACAATAATTTCGTTGTACACTgacaaaaataacaataatttctGACCAACTTGTAGAATTATTAAATAGATTACAAAACGTGAATCGAGTTTACAAATTTAATCAAGTCATTAAATGTATGATAACAGTTTGATCGAGATTCGAGTCACTAAAcagttcaacaaaaataaatcaaGTCACTAAATGTATATACAACACTAACACATTTACACTTATACTGGATTGTTGTTCGAATCCATTAAACCCATGAAGCAagaaaaattataacttgaacTCAAGCTCTATTTTGTATGGTTCTATCGGTGAAGTTTTCACATGTACTTGACTAAAACCCCCAAAATATTATGATGAAATCGGAGGTCAATTTTTTGGGGGGATTTGTTAAGGGAGATAAAGAAGGGAAAAGATTCAGAAAACGGAAAAGAAAAGTAGGGAAGAGGCTGGAAGGAAAAAAGAGATGAGAGATATATATAGGTCACTGTCAATACCCCATTGGATTACCGAAACCCGTGTGATTCTTCACTATGCATCATGAGAATGTTGACCAAATTggtcatttttttaaaactggTCCAAAACAAGATTACCCTCTTCCAATTTGACTATATACGTAAGTTTCCCATAAAGCAATAGGAACTGATCCAACTATTTCAATCTTCACCCAGGCGATATGGTTCACCTACTAAGCTTTGACCTAGTGCTTCACCTACCCTCCTTAACAATATTCAACAAGCTTTTATGCTTCACCTTCGTTTCATCATGTTCATTTCACCCCTCCTTACAAATAGTTTAATAGAAATCaattttgtgaaagaaaaaaaaagtattaagaATAGGATCAGTTTtctggagaaaaaaaaatgcaataaaatgttgatatgttaattattataagtgaattctaattttgaaattttatgaaTTCAAAATAATTACATATGTAGTCCCTAAAACGACCAAAAGTTTTACGTTTTTAGTCTCTAAATGGCTAAAATTTAATTTCACTTTATAAATACAGTACATTTTCATTACCATTTCACAAACATTTTCAGTTTCACTACAAcatttcactttcattttcacatCCAAATGGCTTCGTCACCAAACAATGTTTAGCGACCTCCTATGATCTTCAATGACATGAAGTCACTCCTCATCTCTGATATCATAGAGGACATCCTCCTTCTAACGAAAATCTCGGCCGTGATGCATAAACTAATACAGAAATGACAATGGTGCTCACAACAGATACAAGGAATACAGGCCGTGGCGTAAGCTATATATGCTGCTTAAAAGGAGATACAACGTGATCAATAGTTCACAGCAAAACTTAAGGATATATAAACGATTATAATAAAAAGAGAACATGTGTAATAAAATGCATGTTATATTCTATGAAACAATCTTACAAGCATCATCATTTGATATCATATACAGATATGAGATATATAACCGGTCATGTAGACGAATTGGTTCTATGTAAATACGAAAACTCTCTTGTGTTTAACTGAAAGCAAAAATAACGACTCATATAACCAAGAATGTTAAGAGTTATTGGGCTTGGGTTTGATATGTGCCCATGAGTCATGAGATGCAAAGAATGAGCCGTTTTAGAGTGCTTTTGCAACAGATTTGAATTCAGCCAAGCAACTGTGCAAGATCTTTTGACGTTTCTGAAGAGACTCTCGTTCATCCTGGAGGAAATCAATTGCTCCCGGGGCAACAAACATGTCCATAAATTTCTCATCATTCACAGCAAATAGATCCAGTCCTAGTGCCATCATAAGACGTTGGCGACTACAcagaaatataaataaaacatgacGTTAGATAAACAcaatgtttaaattaaaagtgaaTTTGCTTAAGAAAATCTATGatgaaagtataaattaaatttgtacaaagtttaagttaaaattaaggataaaaatgaaaaaatggcTAGAGGGGCAGGCCAAGTGGACTGATAGTCACATCAACTGTATTTTTATGGCATAAAACCttgaaatttattattataaaaacaatCAGATTATAATGAcaagataaaataattttagaTCATATTTAATGTGCTAGACTAGTATTgagaaatttaaatgggacaaaaGGTGCTTTGGGTCAACCAAGCCCAAGTGCTCACTGGCCACTACCCAACCCAGGGATACTAAAAGAACAGTTTTGCCACTGCTAAGAAACTCAATAAAAACTTACCATGGGGTTAGAAAGCCAGAATTTAACGCTGAAGTCACACTGCGTTCAATCAACACTTCACGTATGCGTGCAAAATGCTGTGCAGCTAAAGAACAGATCTCTGTGTATGATGAGCCTGATCGTAAGCTCATATTGCCACCTCCTTTTTGAATTCTGAAACTATCCAACTGTTTGCTGTTATTTAATCTAGAATGACGATTCTTAGCTCCACCTTCTATGTACTTCCCTAGTTCCTTCTTAATGACATAGTTTCCATCAGACGGCAGGTCAGGTGAAGGCGTCTCAGGAACGGTCATATAAGCTTCTCGTGCTTCCACAAGTTTTCCAGGTGTAGTGTCCTCATGAGCCTTCTTTTGTGGAGGTGGGGGTATATTTTCTTGGCCTTTCGGCGTTTCATGTGACAACTCAAGACATACTGAACTAGCTGAAGATTGGTATCTATAAGGGTTTCCTCCAAAACCAAATTGGACTTCATTCTCATAACACACTTGAGAATAGGGGCTAGTCGCTGAATCTAAGTGATGCCGAACAAGTTGCTTGCACTCTTTTGCAAGATTTGTAATGAAACAATTGTATGAGTGCCTTAAAGCAGCATGAAAACCGATGTATCCATCCATATCCACATTTATTTTTGCATCTGTCAAGCAAAAACATATAATAgtgattaatattattattattagtactcCTGTATGTAATAATCTTATAAAAACAACCAACTTATTTAAGTTTAAGAACTTACAATCAGCATGGCAGAGATGATTTCTCTGCATGGCTAAATCGAAGAGGTTACGTAGCACAAATGCAAGCCGTTCACAAACTGTGTCAAGCATAGGGGCAAGCCATGACCTTGCAGCAGAACGTGCCAGTTCAGCAGCGGCTTCTACAAATCCTCTTCCCCCACCTCGACCAGCATGAGCAAGTATTATATTTGCAACCTGATATCCAAAATACTTTATCTGTTACTCAATACAAAAGGGcccttttgagttttgactaaTTTTACTTTACCTTCTCTCTTGACACTGGAGGACATTCGATAGAATATGTAGCACATCGAAACTCATGCATAACTCTTTCAAATGCAGCACCACCATAAAGGTGAAGAGTACTATTAGGTGGCTTTATATCAGCTACAACACCGGGCCAGCTTCCTAAACCACTGTCTGATCTTTCCTGTTCTGTGGTTCTTCCCCATTGCTCTGGGTCAGGATCTGCTGCTCCATCTATCAGTGCCCCCTTCCACCATATAAAAAAGGCTCAACATGTATTCAGTGAATTAAAACAAACATAACTTTTGACCATCATTGTTCTTCCAATAAGCTTTACCTATCTATGTTCTAGGTTACTTTGCCTACTTGTCGAGGTCCAAACTGCATAAAATACTGATGtactttttctttccatttgTACTTTATAGCACATTAGCAATGAGTAAAATGTGTTAAAGAAGCTAAAGTGACATCAGATATATCATTTCTAGTACATATGTGGCTTCCACCTGAGGCATGACATAGCATCACTAAATTTTATGTAACTTCTTATTTATGTTATAGAACTGATGATGCCATGTCAGCATTTTACACATGAAATCAGATTGGTTACTACATACTCTACATGCCACATCAATTCACCCACCTCTTTCACCTACCTCTTAAAGATGGTCTAAACACTTGGAGAGTATATAGCTATTTTGCAGAATAAATACAGTCATTGTGATTTTGTGCAATTTGCTAAACAGATATTAATCAGGATCAACTTTGTACCAGATGGTTGCAGATGGCAGATGCAAACAACATTGATGATCTACGGAGGTGAGCAACATCAGAAGTAGCCTGTATTTTGGAGTCCATGGAATTTAATTCTGAAGTGACTTCACTGCAACGTTGTTCAAGCAATGCCAAAGTTGCTGGTGCAGCCTCTTTATATCTCTTTTGAAGTTCAGATTCTAGATAATCTCTGAGACAACTAAAGCCAATTTGTGACCTATATTTCTCTTCATCAAATCCACCTTTGACAGATTTTTGTAAATGGTGCAATATATCAACATCCACTTGTGCTATTTGCCTACGAAACTCATCATTTGAAACTATCGTTTTGTCCTTCGGGAGAGCCACAAAAAACGGTCTTGTGTTCTCTCCAAGGTAACCACTTGCACTTAAATAGCTATCCACTTCCCACCGATCGGTGAATTCCTAAAAGATTTAGATATTGCACATTACAACTTACAACAGGAAACgataatgaatatataaagTTCAACAAGATCAAACAGGTAATGCAAAGTTAAATGTAGCAAGCAGAATGTTTGAAATTTTTGTACCTTGAGCCGGTTATCAAACTTGGAAACAACAATTATTGTTCTGCGAAGGGTTGGATCAATTTCTCGAATAGAATCAAGCCACAAAGATGAGCACCACTCCACACTACTTTGCTGAAGGAATACAAGGATGCGGTGGGGTGGGCTAGCCAATGACTTGACCATAGACAGGATCTCCTCGGGGGTGCTTTCTGGTTCACCCTTCTTTGCCTACCAAATACAATTCTAAAAACATCACTATCATACTTATGCAGAATTGCAGATACATCAGAACTTTCAAACATCAGTATGTCTTACCTTGAGAACAAATCCAGGAGTGTCAATCATAGTCACATAAAACGCTCATAAACCTGCGTATCTCGTATTGGTACGAAGTGTACCGAAATGGAATTCGCTAGGTTTCCGATCGCTAGTGGTACGGTGAACCAAATCAAGGTGGTACGAcgaaccaaaaagaaaaaaaaaacgcgaCCCATTCCCACTGGTACGATGAATGAAATCGAAAATATCAATGGCTCAAATGTACTGGTACACGAATTATTTCCGTTTTGACTACCCAATTTTCAAACTAAGATTCCAGAACTTATCTGAGCGGCAAAAGAGTGTATCTTTTAAGTTCACAATGATGAAGGAAAAAGGAAACGAGCAGAATAACAACTTTATAGTTGTTTTGTTATTCTATTGGATTTTATCatgttatttttatctttattttatgaaatttaaaagttttgtttactTATGTTTTTGGTACATCGTACCGAATACATGGTACACCGTACCAATCCGTACCGCCTCGTACCGAAATGAGCCTACCCCATCCGTACCGAATTCGTCACACCTAGCGAATAACGTACCCGTACCGAAACGTACCGCGTTTTATGTGACTATGGTGTCAATAATGGTGAGATTAGGACAATGGGCATATTCAGCTCTCATCGCAATCGGCTTAGAAGAGACAGCAGTTTTAGTCTTCTTTAACATTGCATCAGTTCTTGATTTAATGGTGTCTGCAATTTCAGAAGCTAACATCATAGAATTTCCATATTCCTCGGAATCCTCCTCCTGTTCGTAAAGTGAAACTTTAGCATCACACATAAGCAACAAGATACTCATATAGCTACTATTAAGCATAAAAAGCATTTCAAAGTTCCAACTTCCATGATTGTAACAGCTAGTTTAAACTCTAAACTATATACATGACTAATATATGTTTTCTCAAAGTTCATGTTTCAAATAAATAGGCTTTTATCCCAATTTGAGTTGCTCTGGCACACAAATGTGTACTTGTATACtattattaacataaaaaaaacctctgaatttaatattaaataaaaaaagtaacacGTCACTCGCCTTCCCAACCCAAAAAATGCTCTCTTACACACCCACAACTCCCAACCGTCACCTCAGGAGCCGGATACATACTCTTGCAATAATGATAGTTACATACACAGAATCGAcccatttaaaaattaaatacacaCAAAAGGTATTTGTCTATAGTTTGATACATTTAGAAACACTTAACCTTTAGATTATCATTTTTTTGAACTACCTAAAACAACCGGTTACTGACGCATTGCGCAAGCACTAGCCAAATATATTCTAAAAACCATTCTTATCCATCATATATCTTACCATATACCACATTGTCCAACAACAATTATCTTATAATCGAAGTCCAACCCGAACAAAACTTACATTATTTTCAGAATAAACTTCTGCAGTCTGCACACTTCAATTATAATCCAAcacttataatataaaataataataaaaccagTTAAAACTCTATCACCATTAGCGGTCAcaatacttttgttaaaatagttttttattCATAAATGTTTCATTTTTCCAGTTGGGTCATCTTGTAATCACTAAAAGTTATCAtctttattttaaagttttcatcttttagcAATCTGTTTTTGACTATGGAAAATTAGGTTACTAAAAAAACCTAAATACAAATTAAGTCCAAAAATTAGTTTAAGAAAAACGTAATTAACCTGAAACCGGCATTTAGGATGGAGAGCAGTAGGATCATGAACCATTTGTAATATAAGAGGTCTACGAGTACCCATCTCGACTTCTCGAACATTGAACCGGAAGCCAAGAAGTGCTTCAAGGAGTGAGCTTTTTCCATCAGACTGACCACCAATGACTACAATTTCAGGAATAGGAAGTTTTTCACCAAATGCAACTGCGGCTGCTTGAAGACGGTTATAGGCTTCGAATCGGGAGTTAATGGAAGACGAAGGATCGACGGTTTTGTGTTGAGattgtttgtgttttcttgatgatgatgatgaagttttGGTTGGGGTTGCCATTGGAAATGTTTGAGTGTTTGAGAGGGAGAGCGTTTGGTTTGAATTTGGAAGCCGTTGTAAAATACAGATAGAGGTATTTGGACTTTTGAAATCAAAATGTAATTGGGCTTATATGGATTTAGTCCAAGTGAGAAATGACTGCTTTCGCATCTTTTTCATTGCTCaattcatatattcatatacagaaaaaagaaaattgattaATCTAACTCAAtttatatgcctaaaaatcaactttCACATGGAATTCACTTAGTCGCTTTCATAATTTTGTCTCTTGATtcttccacatgtcatcattcTATAATTAGGTTGATACTTAGACATGTGAgttaagttgatttatcatcatccataaaaaaaaatcactcctaaccatatatttttttcacttttttatcAGATAATTTATTATATCCCAAAAATACCAACcctttagtttttaattttggcTGAAACCATACACATGTAGCCCACCTCATTGTATTGTTTGAGAAAAAACAATTTGCCAATGTCCCATTCTCAAAAAGACAGTAAGAAAATAAGTGTTGAGAAGGTTCTACCTAAGGGTGGACGGAGCGCCCTGGGGAGGAGACTGGTACCCATCCGGTACCGAATTGAACACCGCGCCAACCCCTGGTACCGGTAGGGTGGGGAGCAACTTGGGGACAGTGGTGTCGGTTGTGGTGCTTATGCTTTTAAACGTTacaaccataaaaaaaaaaaaaaaaaaaagaaagaaaagaaaaggatggGGGAGGGGTGGTGAGACATTCCTAGCATTAGGCAGCGGACGGGGAAGAGGAGAAAAACCGAGGAGGGGAGGGGAGCGGTGGTGAAATGCTCCGTCTAGCCTAATAGATTTTTTTAATCTAGTTATGTTACAAACTCGTAACTTTGAATTTGAGAAAATGACGTGACAAAATTAGTCTTGAATCATGAGCACAGAGAGTTTGAGTTTGATTCATTGTTAGATTTGGACCGAACCAAGCTTAAACAGGTTATAATTGGCACCAAACTAATGATATAGGGTTAAGTTAACATATTTGTGAAATTATGACTAAAAAAGTATATCGTGTATGAGTTTAGCGTCTTTTGAAAGAGTCTATTGCGCGCTGTGTGTATATAACATGTTTAAATTGGCGTATGAGACATTAATCTATTAAACGTTTGTTCTTCTAAGAACGAGTGTACCGGAAACGTATTTAACCATACGTCTATGTGTATCCAACTATAGGTAAATGTTTATAGTATGTATCCAACTATAAGTCAAATATTTACCTTGTGTATCTAGATAGTGTCACTTCTTACTCGTaccaaactataaaaaaaacttttgaccCAAAAATTTACAGCCATATGGGGTTTGTTTCggtattataaaataaataaaagaaaaatagattTAGTTAAAGAGTCACATTCTCCTTACAAGATACGAGTATTTTATTTGCTTAAAATTTATATTCTAGCAAAAGGTTGTCGATCGACACAGAAACCCTGATTGGTGGTCCTTTAAACCCGAGTGACCGTGAGAACAAAGCATCAAACAATGGGTACATGTCTTTAGATACTATCTTGTGGAGTTGTGTACGAATTTGGACCCacgacctttttttttttcctttttttttaacagtttgTTGGTATTCGACATTAAGGAACACCTCACCGTAGAATGGTGAAGTCatgcacgtactctagactacgaaaccataagccgttacaggtgattcagAGAAAAAAAACCCACAGACTTGTCACTCCTAAAAGTCGAACCCATACCTATGGGAAAAACCAAGTAGACATCTGCTAGTTGAGCTAGCTTCATTTGCGGACCCACGACCTATTTCTAGCAAAAAAACATCCACACGGGCATCACAAAGACACAATGTATAGCAGACCCAGACTCTTCTATTACCATCGTAAGACCGTCCCAACAAAACCCTTTTCACTTGGATTATCAGTTATACAAGCTCAGCGACATATCAATATTTCTAActgattgtgttttagatatTATATCTTTGTGGATTTTAAATGATGAAAACTTTATCTTAATCCACTAAGTCAGAAATGTACTTGTCATCCTGAAAGgacaaaaaaatatacattttgtAAGGAATATTATTAGAAAGCCCTCTAATCTTTCCATATGGACATAATGCTGATGGTATTGCTAACTAAGTTTAATTGTCCTTTCCCACCCTTGCTAAGTCAAAGGAATCGTATGAGCTCAACCGCAAACTTTCCCTTCTTGGTTTCGTTCACTTCTCCTATCTGAGCCAAATGCAAAACACCAAGATTTTAGCTATttgataataaacaaaataaacattGTGTTGTGTCATGTAGAGAAAAGGCATACAACACCAAATGAAAATCTACTAAATGTTTATTATCTAACCTTTAATCTTCCTTTCCCACTTACAGAGATAATATCTCCACTACGAATAGTTGTATTATTCTTAGTCACGGTCACCCAATTAACACGCACGTCCCCATCACTGAAACATGAGGCTCCATTATGTCAATCAGTGGATGAATGAAAAAGGTAAAGTTGGCAATTTTGACTTATTTTGCGCATAAATGGGTGAATTTggggaaaagaaaaaggaaacgGTAGTATATGAAGAATCGAGAAAAAGAAAACTCGTCAAAAGTTGCACAAAGTGTAACAAGTATACGACCTCCTAAATTGTTCAAACTTAGACATGTACTGCGTGACTATTTTTAAGCacaatttttgtaattaaaatCAACACATCATTACTCAAGAGAAAAGGACAAAATGCACCGACACAACCCAAACCTACTTGTACTTAAAGCAGCCCATTTTCACTCACTACCTAAGGAGCCTAACCCACCCGtttatacattttgttcaagaaAGTTGTCATAATGATACCTGATCAAGCCAACTAGTTTTGATCGTGAGATCTTGAATCCTGCACTTGCTATGGAATCAATCCTCATAGAGGCCTCTACAGTTTTGAATGTTTTGGTCCTACATAAAACAGTTTTGTATAATTTCTCGCTATCAtgaaatcaaattttaaaatgcaAAATTGGTGATTATTGACCTTGGAGGTTCATATTCAAGGGCAATCAATGGCATCTTCTTACATGTGACCGATACATTCCCAACCTGCCATAGACAAGAATTGTAATATTAAGTGGTGTCAGTTATTGACTTCGAATTTATGAGCGTTTATATCTTTAGGCAACTTTTTGTCATAATGCAAGAAATCATGGTTTTGAAGTGATGGCGATAATCCACTATACTTGGGAGTTAGGAAGATGGCTTGTCTATCTAATATCTTATCTGAATGCCAACTAGAAGAGCAAAATCTTACTTTGTTTCTCAtatacttttgagttttgagcTCACAAATACAGGTAAAAGTTGTTCAACCACTTTAACGTATTTGTACATTTCATTTGCACTAATTATCAACTAATAAAGGGTCTTCAATTTTTATGAAATACTCCAACAAAGAGAACAAGTGAAGAAAAAATGCACCAAATATATGTATTGTACCTTCTCGAGTGACATGGTGAGGAAGTCAACTAGTTCTGGAACAACAAGAACATGAGCTCCCTTTTCGCCCTGGAAACAAACACAAATGAGAAACAACATATTATGTGCCTATTTCTTTGTAGGCTCCATCTTCagttctttcttctttttttttttccttcccttTTTGGTTgtatgaaaataaacaaaactaaactCACTCATCCTATTTACCCTTAACAATATATGATCTTGAACATACCTTAAAATCGGAAGTTATTacctagaggtggcaaaatgtacAGGTCAGGCTTTTGTAATGCATCAAAAGGGGACAATCtttatttgaattggttcaCCAAAAACACTGATTGCCTTCATCTTATCAAAAAAATTGTGTTATATATGATGACATTTACATTGGGACACTAATGACCTAACCTTCTTTTTAAGTAATTTGGTAGGTTGTATGTGTTAGTAATTTTTGTGTCATTAAAGAATTGGAATCAGGTTGGGGGGTGCAGAGTGCACACCCATAAGAGTCACTGAAATTCCCGTACTCATAAAATTGCAAGGGTAATATCTCTTGCTGGGTCAGTGACTGTTCTGATTGGTGACTCGTGCTGGTCTCAAGGGCAGAACCACATTGAACACAGGGGTAGCCCGGGCTACGGGTCCACTAAATTCATGTAGTTCAAATTTTTcgaaaaatgatgtattttttattggtgctacaggtcaaataaatataagataccagtcagtgtaaccaactttaagcttttaaaacattgttctatcaataaaacttataaaagtgTATCTGtacaactaaatgataaataaaaactactaaaagtgccaaaaaaatcttaaaatccATTATAAGTAGccaaaaaatcatttaaaaaaatgcTAAAACTCGTAACAATTTAGT
This genomic window contains:
- the LOC122602266 gene encoding dynamin-related protein 5A-like, with the protein product MATPTKTSSSSSRKHKQSQHKTVDPSSSINSRFEAYNRLQAAAVAFGEKLPIPEIVVIGGQSDGKSSLLEALLGFRFNVREVEMGTRRPLILQMVHDPTALHPKCRFQEEDSEEYGNSMMLASEIADTIKSRTDAMLKKTKTAVSSKPIAMRAEYAHCPNLTIIDTPGFVLKAKKGEPESTPEEILSMVKSLASPPHRILVFLQQSSVEWCSSLWLDSIREIDPTLRRTIIVVSKFDNRLKEFTDRWEVDSYLSASGYLGENTRPFFVALPKDKTIVSNDEFRRQIAQVDVDILHHLQKSVKGGFDEEKYRSQIGFSCLRDYLESELQKRYKEAAPATLALLEQRCSEVTSELNSMDSKIQATSDVAHLRRSSMLFASAICNHLGALIDGAADPDPEQWGRTTEQERSDSGLGSWPGVVADIKPPNSTLHLYGGAAFERVMHEFRCATYSIECPPVSREKVANIILAHAGRGGGRGFVEAAAELARSAARSWLAPMLDTVCERLAFVLRNLFDLAMQRNHLCHADCKFLNLNKLVDMDGYIGFHAALRHSYNCFITNLAKECKQLVRHHLDSATSPYSQVCYENEVQFGFGGNPYRYQSSASSVCLELSHETPKGQENIPPPPQKKAHEDTTPGKLVEAREAYMTVPETPSPDLPSDGNYVIKKELGKYIEGGAKNRHSRLNNSKQLDSFRIQKGGGNMSLRSGSSYTEICSLAAQHFARIREVLIERSVTSALNSGFLTPCRQRLMMALGLDLFAVNDEKFMDMFVAPGAIDFLQDERESLQKRQKILHSCLAEFKSVAKAL